A region from the Campylobacter ureolyticus ACS-301-V-Sch3b genome encodes:
- a CDS encoding type IV secretory system conjugative DNA transfer family protein, with amino-acid sequence MQDKLNKAQIIFLSIVAIVISYFLTSVVIFVLNDALKLLPKVWKPEFTFLALINGYPKVYEALAISLFLSFSVVFLLPFIPKKEKLYGNARFANSADIRKMGLFPKKGKDGKIDNNGIIIGMYNNQLLRFGGQQFVALGAPTRSGKGVGIVIPNLLDYPNSCVVQDIKLECFEYTSKYRKEILKQDIFLFNPYSFKTHRYNPLFYIDMKGENADAELNDFANILYPLKNDGSVTDYFNGKAKDLFIGLCYMMNDLLGTRKGIAFLQKYELECSFSLYGILKLSEGLNFEVETADGEIKTISNFADTYNTLVEMKMVSPKAKERIDAFFEIKSDNERSSAMGSFISPLAIFRADNMRLATSANDFDFRDLRRKKMTIYIGITPDKLASAKPILNIFWQQLILINVQQGLPQSNKELKHPCLLLMDEFTASGYLATYSSAISFMAGYDLRSLIIYQADSQLTNNKPEGYGQAEANTLLKNHACRIYYAMKDDDAKRLSESLGTKTVKQRSRNLGSGGGGSESETSRALMLSKEIEEMQFDTEIIKIEGKPPIKCKKALYYSNKYFMDKFKEVSPSLKNIKEIPNRKSLENAIQNGETYIKIPLQNEETLQNYLKENIEKRLNELPIEEDAEIENALDNINIEDEEYNSDEYENFETRGNL; translated from the coding sequence ATGCAAGATAAGTTAAATAAAGCTCAAATCATATTTTTATCTATTGTTGCTATTGTTATATCTTATTTTTTAACAAGTGTTGTAATATTTGTATTAAATGACGCCTTAAAACTACTTCCAAAAGTATGGAAGCCTGAATTTACATTTTTAGCCTTAATTAATGGTTATCCAAAAGTATATGAAGCACTGGCCATTTCTCTATTTTTAAGTTTTAGTGTAGTTTTCTTACTCCCCTTTATACCAAAAAAAGAAAAATTATATGGAAATGCAAGATTTGCAAACTCAGCAGATATAAGAAAAATGGGGTTATTTCCTAAAAAAGGAAAAGATGGAAAAATAGATAACAACGGAATTATTATAGGTATGTATAATAACCAGCTTTTGAGATTTGGTGGGCAACAATTTGTAGCACTTGGAGCTCCAACAAGAAGCGGAAAAGGTGTTGGTATAGTTATACCAAATTTGCTTGATTATCCAAATTCTTGCGTTGTTCAAGATATAAAATTAGAATGTTTTGAATATACCAGTAAATATAGAAAAGAAATTCTAAAACAAGATATATTTTTATTCAATCCATATAGTTTTAAAACTCATCGTTATAATCCACTTTTTTATATAGATATGAAAGGTGAAAATGCCGATGCTGAACTAAACGACTTTGCAAATATTTTGTATCCACTGAAAAATGATGGCTCAGTAACTGATTATTTTAATGGAAAAGCAAAAGATCTTTTTATTGGGCTTTGCTATATGATGAATGACCTGCTTGGGACTAGAAAAGGTATAGCATTTTTACAAAAATATGAACTTGAATGCTCATTTTCTCTATATGGAATCTTAAAATTAAGTGAAGGATTAAATTTTGAAGTAGAAACAGCCGATGGAGAGATAAAAACAATATCAAATTTTGCAGATACTTACAATACTTTAGTAGAAATGAAAATGGTATCTCCGAAGGCAAAAGAAAGAATTGATGCATTCTTTGAAATTAAAAGCGATAATGAAAGAAGTTCAGCAATGGGTAGTTTTATATCCCCATTAGCAATATTTAGAGCTGATAATATGAGACTAGCTACTTCTGCAAATGACTTTGATTTTAGGGACTTAAGGCGTAAAAAAATGACAATTTATATTGGAATTACGCCTGATAAATTGGCTTCTGCAAAACCTATTTTGAATATATTTTGGCAACAGCTCATTTTAATAAATGTTCAGCAAGGCTTACCACAATCAAATAAAGAGCTAAAACATCCTTGCCTTCTTTTAATGGATGAATTTACAGCAAGTGGATATTTGGCAACTTATTCATCAGCTATATCATTTATGGCTGGATACGACTTAAGAAGTCTAATAATATATCAAGCAGATTCTCAACTTACAAACAACAAACCAGAAGGATATGGACAAGCAGAAGCAAATACCTTGCTAAAAAATCACGCTTGTAGAATTTACTACGCGATGAAAGATGATGATGCAAAAAGATTAAGTGAATCTCTTGGCACAAAAACAGTTAAGCAAAGAAGTAGAAATTTAGGCTCTGGTGGCGGCGGAAGCGAGAGCGAAACAAGTAGAGCTTTAATGCTTTCAAAAGAGATCGAGGAGATGCAGTTTGATACAGAAATTATCAAAATAGAGGGCAAACCACCGATTAAATGCAAAAAGGCTCTATATTATTCAAACAAATATTTTATGGATAAATTCAAAGAAGTAAGTCCTAGTTTAAAAAATATAAAAGAAATTCCAAATAGAAAATCATTAGAAAATGCAATTCAAAATGGTGAAACTTATATAAAAATACCACTTCAAAATGAAGAGACACTACAAAATTATTTAAAAGAAAATATAGAAAAAAGACTTAATGAGTTGCCAATAGAAGAAGATGCTGAGATAGAAAATGCATTAGACAATATAAATATAGAAGATGAGGAGTATAACAGTGATGAGTATGAAAATTTTGAAACAAGGGGAAATTTATGA